Proteins co-encoded in one Plectropomus leopardus isolate mb chromosome 14, YSFRI_Pleo_2.0, whole genome shotgun sequence genomic window:
- the LOC121953830 gene encoding tubulin polyglutamylase complex subunit 1-like, translating to MADKEKRRSGATPPGMPEGKASKSDSDREFLSQVGVGELLRGAILKMIEARSDDPIGFLADHFCNLASVTETGSAGCGDGDQINNGPLSAGAQEQQEQQHLNRALWHLRLAHHSQRSAFSNNVCVAYDLLNLTGPRRRAAEAPEGPDGSCTNSPTEAGGGGVRGGLYTQTLQCLCSEGGVPASTSAPLLRRLHCQDHEAVPYDVFRHGVLTCAVFSDYIRQAQRLYAEVCSPDEGPASRPLCLAVLGTLKEALETSQGCEANCCVNANSKANSCLEANVKAIRYLEASAKISPYKLGQAMSGAQTRGPGGNMDAKEFENAAAELFITRVKLVS from the exons ATGGCGGACAAGGAGAAGCGCCGGTCCGGGGCGACTCCTCCAGGGATGCCCGAGGGCAAAGCCTCCAAGTCGGACAGCGACAGGGAGTTTCTTTCGCAGGTCGGGGTGGGAGAGCTGCTCCGCGGGGCCATCTTGAAGATGATCGAGGCCAGATCGGACGACCCCATCGGTTTCCTGGCCGACCACTTCTGCAACCTGGCCTCGGTGACGGAGACCGGCTCGGCTGGATGCGGAGACGGAGATCAGATAAACAACGGGCCGCTGAGCGCAGGAgcgcaggagcagcaggagcagcagcatcTCAACCGGGCTCTGTGGCACCTGCGGCTGGCTCACCACTCCCAGAG ATCTGCATTCAGCAACAACGTCTGTGTGGCCTACGACCTTCTGAACCTCACGGGGCCCCGCAGACGTGCAGCTGAGGCTCCTGAGGGCCCTGATGGCTCCTGCACCAACAGCCCGACAGAagccggaggaggaggagtgagaggaGGCCTGTACACACAGACTCTGCAGTGCCTGTGCAGTGAGGGAGGAGTCCCTGCCTCCACCTCCGCCCCGCTCCTCCGACGCCTCCACTGCCAAGACCACGAGGCTGTCCCTTATGACGTCTTCCGTCATGGTGTGCTCACATGTGCAGTTTTCTCAGACTACATCCGGCAGGCTCAGAGGCTCTATGCTGAGGTGTGTAGCCCAGACGAGGGGCCTGCGTCGCGGCCGCTGTGCCTGGCCGTGCTCGGGACCTTAAAGGAAGCTCTGGAGACTTCCCAAGGATGTGAAGCAAACTGCTGCGTTAATGCTAATAGTAAAGCAAATTCATGTCTGGAGGCTAACGTGAAGGCTATACGCTACCTGGAGGCCAGTGCCAAGATCTCTCCGTACAAGCTGGGTCAGGCGATGTCCGGAGCGCAGACACGGGGCCCGGGTGGAAATATGGACGCCAAAGAGTTTGAGAACGCAGCTGCAGAGCTCTTTATCACCCGTGTTAAACTTGTGTCATAg